The Ptiloglossa arizonensis isolate GNS036 chromosome 4, iyPtiAriz1_principal, whole genome shotgun sequence genome contains the following window.
tccCTCTTCGTAAAGACGATGTCACACTTTTGTATTTGTGTAGCCACAGTTTATCGATTTGGCGGATATATGGATGGGACTTCAGGACGAAGTGATTATACAGAGCAGTATCAACCACTTTCTCTGGGAATTGCAAAGTCTGAGTGTAAAGGTAATTATTAAACGTGTGTCCGTCTAGAGTGCGTTGATCGTTAAATGAATATCGTAGGCCGTGAACGTGTACGACGAAACGATCTTGAACGATATGTTGTCTGACGAAGAAGTACTCACGGACGCTGAGAGATTGGAACGATCTATGGGCAAATTAATAAGTAACGAAACGATCAAATAAATACGGTATCGCGACGACCGTGTCGGAAAATTGCACGTGGTGTATCAATTAAATGGTCATGGTCTCTGTTTGCAGCCGAATGCGGTGAATGCACCCTTTACCACCCCAACACTGTCAAGGACTTCGAGAACATAAATCTAGAGGTAAGATTACGCACGATAGAGCGAAATCGATGTTTGCAGAGAGCACCCAAGTTCACGTTGAACGTGACTTCCCTAGGTTAATTAattcactttctctctctctctctctctctctttctcttgtaGTTCCTAGGATTTTGCGCGTGGACGTTCGTTCTCGGGAAAGGGGCGCTGATCCCGGGAAATCCAAACAACGGAGTAGCCAAGTGGAAGGGAAAATATTATGTGTTCAGTTCGGTGACTGCAGCGAAGAAATTCGGGGATGATCCAGACAGGTAGCTTCGACGAATGTAGAGATTTGGAACGGATGGTGTATAATTATTCATCATCGTCGATAGATACGTTTACGAGGCCCTCGATTTCATACGGAACCATCTGGAGTACGTGTATTTGCTTCAATTGTACGACGATGTCCGAGCACTGAAAGCACAAGCGGCGTAAGTATTTAGATATAAGTGTAATACATCGGGACTGGTGAGATATTAACGTCACGATTGGCAAGGGTATCGGAGGAAGGACCCCAATTGAAGATTTGCCAGAATCAAACAGTTCAAACGGATGTCCATATTCTTCCATCGTTTATCGATAAAAACTACTCTTCGAATATCTGGGAACTGAGGCGAAGAGCGTTGCATTTGGTCAGTAACGTCGATTAAAGATAAACACCCGAGAAGGGAGAATGTTAttggtttttatttattttttttttctttctaggcAAGCATAAGTCAATGTGCAACACGCAGTACGCAAACACACAAGTCGAACTTCCGATACGGTGTTTACGTACAAGCTGCTCcgccgagagacagagaagtaCAAACGAGGAGAGATAATTATACGAATACAAAGAAACTTTTAACTTACATATTTGGCCTGCGAGGAAGACGCGATGACAATCAACACGTTTTGTCTTTCTTGGAAAACCAGCTCGAGCATTTGTGAATTTTCAAATGTAGAGAGGTTTCCATTAATCTCGAGGGACGAGAATCGGATAGAAGAGGATATTGAGGACCATTCGCCAGGAAATGAATGTACAAATGGCActcttaaaaaaaatgaaagcaaTATCTTTTAATGATGTTCTCAAATACATTTACGAAATATCAGGGCACAAACCGCACTTCCTTTCCTTTAGAAAACAAACTGATATTATAATTTGTCATTCTGTGTACACACGTTTCGTTTTTATCTGTACTGTAATGTTTCCTCTCGTTATCGTCAAATGTTTGCaatgatttctttcttcgtcgtgGCTTTCATCGATTTAGGCCAGCGTTCAttaatttatattcaaaatacAAGAATTTTTCCATACACCGAGGCATGGACATCCGTACCCAGGATCAATTCCGTGCCTCGCGCAGTAAACTTCTTATTTTCTATACTTCAACATCGCGCAGTGCTGCACATACTGTGATTTTTAATATGCATACATCGTACCTTCACTGAATACCATTACATCTTAAGATTTTTTACACCAAGAAACCTATATTACGACAATAATTAGTAATTACACGATAATACAATTAAATTTCGCTTAGTAATAATTTCAGTGTGTAATGTAGCTATTATACAGAAGAGGTACAGGATGTTGATTTTTTCCGCATCGtctttctctttatttttaCCGCACTTTTATCTAACTTTACcacatattttttttctctcgtttgttGACAAAATcactttaaaataatttaaagcaCTTTCTGTTTCTCAAATTTTATTGCCACAATGGGGCACACGGTATTTTCATGCTCGGTGAAAAGGGCTGTTTACGAGAACCACCAGGCAAACGATAAAACGTTAATTCTGTATATGTTGACTTAAAACCAGCTTACTGACTATCGGCCATTTTAATGTTTCCCACATTTCGAAATTATCCCCAACGTCCATGGTACCGGCTCTACCTTTTCGTATCGACGTTGACCGAATCTACACGGATCCTCTACTTGTGGGTCATCATTTGCGTACGCATTATTCCGAGGCAGCCATCGACAGTGTTAACGAGCCGTGCTTTTAATAATGCCCATAAATTAAGGTGCTACAATGCAAACGTTTAGTGGGACGAAGCGGCTACCATGGACAACAGAGTACGTCGGAATGGTGTAAACATGGCAAAGTTTTAAGTCGCAAGAAACATGTCGTGTgtttgtatgtatatgtatttatgtacGTATCGTGTGAGAAAGATGGAGAGATGCACTTTGCACCTTGGAATATGTTATACAATGTTTATAACCTGTTAGAGATCGTGGTTCAGGGATGATTTAATCTACAAAGTGATTTTTGAGGTACTTCATCATACCAAAAGTTCTGAAACGTTTTACTCCAATTACTTTCATTAATTCGTCATCGCAGATTGCAAACTGCTTATTCTTAGGATCCTGTAAAACAGCAGTATATATTAAATATCCATTTTCTAAAGTATAACAAGtacattataaagaaatatGTAAAGTCTATAATACTTACATAAAGATTCCTTTCTTTGATAATACTCCAGACTTTTTTTACGACTTCGTGCCGAGCCATTTGCTCAGCACCAACTACGGCAGCAAGTTCTGGAGACAATGTGATGGGACGAGTATAGCCACCCTTACCTTTACCACCACCACCCTTCTTTGCTCCACCACCACCTTGAGCCTTCTTGTTCTTACCCCAATCTTCGTCGCTGTCGCTATCACTACCCTTCTTCTTGCCTTTCTTTCCAGGCTTATCTAACATAAATTACATACAAATTTATAGAGAAAAAAATTTATAgacagaaataaattttttaatacatttcgtgttcgtacttttcttgGGCGCAGCTTTTGGTTTCTTTGGGCTATACTCCTCGTCACTAGCATCGTCGTCACTGGCACTTTCTTCATCATCGGAGGATCCCTTTTTACGTTTATTGATTGCCTTCTTCGCAGGACTTCTCTTGGCtggcttcttttcttcttcttcttcctcctcctctgacccttcctcctcctcctcctctccttCTTCAGATTCTTCGCTAGCAgtgttcttcttcttttttactcCTACTTGCTTCTCGTGTAAACACTGCATGACTAAAGTGTCTACTTCCTTTTTCCTACAGATAGTTTACACATTTTTATTAGTACAGAATTCGTATCACGTATTGTAAGAAAAATAAGTTTATTCGAAAAACAAATGTCGAAAGAGGAACGAGGTGGTAACTTAAAGAATCAGTTCCACGCAGATATCCTTCGTTTTTATCTAGGATACAGATGGACTGCTCATAAGTTGTTTAAACTGTACGAGTGCCTGCTGCATCcaaacaatatttaattttatttcaaagtcaAATAATTTTCTCAACAAGGGAATTGTAACGTTTGAATAATCGTGGAAAGTGGTAATTTCAATCGGGTCTTACCTTTCTGAGAGATCTATGTCGAGTTTTCCTTCAATTTGTAGCCTTACTTTCTTAGCAGACATAGTAGTAAGGTCGGCATCTTTGAGGATAgctacaagaaaaaaaaagcttTGCACTATACGTAAACAATTTGTTTGCCATTTGGACAGTACATAGAGGTACATTTATAAACAcatggaaaatttattgtcaaaAAGTATGAGTTTCaaattacatttatatatactCTATAAATACATGTATAAAGTTGTGCAGAGTATGGGgaagggggggagggggagaaagagaaagagaaagagagagagagagagagagagagagagagagagagaaatgtgtTCAGTAAGAATTGGTAAAGTAGATTTCGTTGTTGGATTTATgaattgtttttcaaaaataaaaactagGAACGCAATACATCGGCTAGAATCTGGGGCAATGTGGTTTCCCGCGTTGGAAGCCTAGTAAATATTGAGCGCAAATGGCGGCTATTCGTTGGTGCCGGTCTCCGATTATCCGTGCACcaggaagaaaaaaatttctgaAAGTAATACTCGCGGTGAAAATTTAGCACGTAGTTCTCGCTCGTGAAACTGTCTTCTTTGCATTGACCGATCGATCGTGGCGATGCATCGAGTCGTAGAACGGCGTAAAATCGCTAAAGTTCGCTGCGTGCAAACACGAGAGAAGTGCGACTCAATCGGTGATGTTACAGTTAATTCGTACGACAATCTGAAGAGATTAATGACGTCGAAGGAGAACTCCGCGAACAGATAAAAAGTTTAACGGACGATTGTAAGCATTCGGTAGCATTCGTGACGGCGGGAAAAGACATGACGAACGAATATTCTCGGCAACGATGTGCCCAGAAACTACGAGcgtaacgaacgaataaaattcgataaaCGAGGCTATAACTGAATtggtataataaaaataagtgaaaataaaattcgtggAAATATTGTGTAAAACGAGGCCACGGTCCATCTCGAGATCGCTTTTCTCGGTGTAAAAGTCGTTGAACATTAGAGAAAGAGGCGAGATACGAAGCATGCGATGGCTTCTGGCGCGCGCCACCACAGCCAGACGCGTCACACAACGTATACTAATGGGACAAGGACGGGGAAAGCGTTCGTTTGTAGAAAATCGAGGGAAAATCGTCAGTTTTCCAAGGCATCGAAAAATTTTGTCGAAAAATCAGGAACAATTTGTACGAAATAATAATCCGATACAATGTCTCGATAATGCGGTACATTGGTGGAAACACAATGTTGTATCACGATTGCAATGGCCGGCGTGGGGCACGCCACTTCGTCGCATACGTGCGCGCTAAGTCGTCACGTCGCAAGAGCAAAGAGCCCGATTTCCTACATATTCCTACTCGCGAAGGCGCGAATAATTCGCGACACGCGCGATTACGAGTTTAGTTTTACGATAATCGGAGGCCGTGGTTCGGTAAATCGAAGGATATCGTCACTTACCGGTGATCTCCTTGCGAagttcttcgttcgaaatatcagCCATGGTCGTGCTTCTCGTTGTGCGTACTGCTGCCAACTGAACCTATGCCGGCTGCGGACTCCCGTAGCGTCCGTTGGTACAGTCACGTTGAACACCGTACCGATATACGTTGGACATACGAAACTTTAAAAACGGATAACTCGTTGGGGATAGGTTAAAACGGAATACTATATACACCAAATTGTGTTAGTTTTTTACGAACTACAAGTTTCTCATGACGCCCCACTCGTAATTTTGCGATCGAACGATCCTATTCTGATGTTCCGCTAACACGTTCGCAGAGGCCTCTTGATTTCGACTGTACTGCAAGCGACCGCTCGTGGCTGCCGGTGGCGTCTACGGTACAGTCGACTCGTACACCTAGCGCTGTTTCTtccagaaaatatattttcaataatccATAACGTCGTTCCACAAGGTTTAAGGGTTATATTATATACACCAAATCGGgtcagtttttttttctctacaagTTTCTCATGACGCCCCATGCGTAATATTGCGATTTAAAGGACCGAAATATGATTTTTCACAATCCTTTGGCCGATTTGATCAGATCGGACTGTACAAAGCGACCACTCCGGGATTCGTAGCGTCAAGCATATAGTCGCATCATATGACAATCAGTATACATTCTACAGAtatgcttgaaaaaaaaaaaactggttTATTAAATGTTGATCACGATTCCAGTTTCGTGACAACGAACCACGCTTGACAGGTGTCGTTGTTGATAAAATTACAGATATTCCTGTTCTGCATCGTTTGTATCATCTACATCATCAACTTCATTATCTTTATCTATAACAATTCCTACTGTTCTGTTTACGAAAGGAGGAATTTCGTGTGTCGCGAGACACGACGACATCAAAGGTTCCATTGTTCCCTAATATACGAGGAATGCGTGTAGGAAAAATGTATTTATCGTATCTAAAAATTGATACATTCACGTATAATTGCATCCAATTAGTGCGATATTTTAATAGGCCGCGACTGTCGAACCGACTACTCGGTTTCTTCCTCGCTTTAGTGGTACAGTAACGTTCAACACGTTCGAAAGGATGGCTGCAATATACGATCTTTGGAAATTGATAACTTCCTAACCGTTGACTGTAGAAGGATACTGTATTCACATAATCGTGTTAGTTTTTTACGAGGAAAATATTTCTCAGGAAGCGCCTTGCTCGATTTTATCATCCGACGCATCCAGCGAGAAGTTACGGTGTCTCCGTCGCGAATACTTTTGGCACTGGCTGTATCTAATGTGGCAGGTTCGTTGGAAGACGAATTTCTCGGTAAAATTTCATACAAATTTATTTCGGAAACTCGATCACAatagtttgaaaattttttcgaaacgatctacgtatttaatttcttttattttaacttgtaaaatatatttactgaTGACACGTCGGAACGCAGTGCCGCCACGGGTGTTTGAACATTTTAATATGGCGGTTTCATTTTTCGCGGATTCACCTCGAGTCCTTGGCTCATCGTCAACGATTGCATTCACTATTCTACGGCAATGAAGAATTTCACATCGGTATAGGACACTGCGATAACTTTACGCAAATATTATGTGTACAAATGCAAAGTTTTCGAACGTAAAATGCCAATAATACGAACTTTTGCTAAAAATATATGGTTTTCCCACTCAATCTTTAGTCTACTTCCGGTGCATCGACATCGTTTGTTTTGCGACGTGAAATTATTACCGTACAACTACCAGAGATTGTCAAATATTCCTCTACGTATTACGGTAACCATTTTTAACTAACTCTCGAGTCATTTGTTCTTTGTTTATAATGTACGCAAGGAAGGTCACAGTTGTCGACTTGTCTCGGAAATATTGATATTTTCGGACTACAGTCGAGGCCGTGGCGCCATCTAGCGACGGCACTACGTACTATCGTTTCACTGGCGGGTAAAAGCAACGCAACGAGAATGGCGGGAGATTCTAAATCGGGTCGATACGCAATAGAACTCGTAAAAGAAATATTCGTTACTTTGTTACGTTCAACGATGAATTGTACCGTGGAAACGCGAGTCGTtggaaatttgtaaataataaagaGGAAATTGTTGCAACGGGTACGCGTAATGAGCAAACATCGAAGAAGATTGCCTATCgccgcgaaaaagaaaagactACGATAGGTgagaaaaaatttgtaatatttttcgtttacaaTCCGATCGTTTTCGCATCGATAAAAGAGATCGAAATATCGATTgcgtatatttattttccattcgttcCTTACCATTCCCGTTGTCACTTTGAACGTTATCGATTCAGACTGGAATAAGAATTCAGAACTGGTAGGTAACTGTTGGAATTACTACGGTCGATACACGATCGTAACATTTTTGCGTACGTTTACCGACTTTTGC
Protein-coding sequences here:
- the Non2 gene encoding upstream activation factor subunit spp27 homolog Non2 → MADISNEELRKEITAILKDADLTTMSAKKVRLQIEGKLDIDLSERKKEVDTLVMQCLHEKQVGVKKKKNTASEESEEGEEEEEEGSEEEEEEEEKKPAKRSPAKKAINKRKKGSSDDEESASDDDASDEEYSPKKPKAAPKKNKPGKKGKKKGSDSDSDEDWGKNKKAQGGGGAKKGGGGKGKGGYTRPITLSPELAAVVGAEQMARHEVVKKVWSIIKERNLYDPKNKQFAICDDELMKVIGVKRFRTFGMMKYLKNHFVD